A section of the Methanoregula formicica SMSP genome encodes:
- the rpoA2 gene encoding DNA-directed RNA polymerase subunit A'' yields MALDAKYDKKIEAASLPQKTKDQLRKYLDGKEITDAQFKQILERVNAEYQSTRIEACEAVGIIAAQSIGEPGTQMTMRTFHYAGVAEINVTLGLPRLIEIMDARKEPSTPTMTVFLEPDYANDRDKAREVSWQIEAAPLHEFGDITTDMENMQVVVHLNTKVCDKRKIAPSEIMEVAPKKIRDRRHYRDFEHEIDEATATIIFSPKDKESYQNLFQLAEHVRNVIVQGIDDIIRVVVRKETGEYILYTEGSNLKDVFDVTGVDTTRTRTNNISEIASVLGIEAARNAVIHEAVSTLNEQGIAVDVRHLMLVSDMMCMEGEVKQIGRHGIAGEKESVLSRAAFEVTVNHLLDAAVANEVDELSGVTENVIVGQPIQLGTGDVKLIAIRQNEN; encoded by the coding sequence ATGGCACTCGATGCAAAATACGACAAGAAGATCGAGGCAGCATCCCTCCCCCAGAAGACCAAGGACCAGCTCCGGAAGTACCTCGACGGCAAGGAGATCACTGACGCCCAGTTCAAGCAGATCCTCGAGCGTGTCAATGCCGAGTACCAGAGCACCCGGATCGAGGCCTGCGAGGCAGTGGGCATCATCGCTGCCCAGTCCATCGGAGAGCCGGGCACGCAGATGACCATGCGTACCTTCCACTATGCCGGTGTGGCCGAGATCAACGTTACCTTAGGTCTCCCGCGTCTCATCGAGATCATGGACGCCCGGAAAGAGCCGAGCACGCCCACAATGACGGTGTTCCTTGAACCGGACTATGCAAACGACCGTGACAAGGCCCGTGAGGTCAGCTGGCAGATCGAGGCGGCCCCGCTCCACGAGTTCGGCGATATCACGACCGACATGGAGAACATGCAGGTAGTCGTCCACTTGAACACCAAGGTCTGCGACAAGCGCAAGATCGCGCCCTCCGAGATCATGGAGGTGGCGCCCAAGAAGATCCGCGACCGGCGGCACTACCGCGACTTCGAGCACGAGATCGACGAGGCGACCGCGACCATCATCTTCTCTCCCAAGGACAAGGAGAGTTACCAGAACCTCTTCCAGCTTGCCGAGCACGTCAGGAACGTCATTGTTCAGGGCATCGATGATATCATCCGTGTGGTGGTCCGAAAGGAGACCGGGGAGTATATACTTTATACTGAAGGATCCAACCTTAAGGACGTATTTGATGTCACTGGTGTGGACACCACAAGGACCCGCACCAACAACATCAGCGAGATCGCATCGGTGCTCGGTATCGAGGCAGCGCGGAACGCGGTCATCCACGAGGCGGTATCCACCCTCAACGAACAGGGTATCGCCGTGGATGTCCGCCACCTCATGCTTGTCTCGGACATGATGTGCATGGAAGGCGAGGTCAAGCAGATCGGCCGTCACGGTATCGCCGGCGAGAAGGAGAGTGTCCTCTCCCGTGCGGCGTTCGAAGTGACTGTCAACCACCTGCTTGACGCGGCCGTCGCAAATGAAGTTGATGAACTGAGCGGCGTAACCGAGAACGTCATCGTGGGCCAGCCGATCCAGCTGGGCACCGGCGATGTAAAACTGATAGCAATCAGGCAGAACGAGAATTAA
- a CDS encoding 50S ribosomal protein L30e — translation MDFNASLRRAIKTGTVILGQNNTEKCIKEGKAQMVVVAGNCPASFKEKLSTNENLFIHTFEGSSVALGKACGKPFMVSTLAIISPGESDILSLKRA, via the coding sequence ATGGATTTTAATGCTTCACTCAGAAGAGCAATCAAGACAGGAACCGTCATCCTTGGCCAGAACAACACCGAGAAATGTATCAAGGAAGGCAAAGCCCAGATGGTCGTCGTTGCCGGTAACTGTCCGGCATCCTTCAAAGAGAAACTTTCCACGAACGAAAATCTCTTCATCCACACGTTCGAGGGATCGAGCGTTGCGCTCGGCAAGGCTTGCGGTAAGCCGTTCATGGTCAGCACCCTCGCCATCATCAGCCCGGGCGAGTCGGATATCCTCTCCCTCAAGAGGGCGTAA